The Streptomyces sp. CC0208 genome window below encodes:
- the abc-f gene encoding ribosomal protection-like ABC-F family protein, with protein MSDAAIVCSNLSFAWPDDTPVFQDLSFTVPTGRTGLVAPNGSGKSTLLKLIAGELEPATGSVSVSGTLGHLPQSLPLTGDLTVAEVLGVATVIRALDAVESGDVDEKHFATIGDDWDIEERTRAQLDRLGLAGLTLDRSLSTLSGGQVVSLGLAAQLLKRPDVLLLDEPTNNLDVEARHKLYDVLSDFTGCLLLVSHDRALLDRMERIAELGSDELRLYGGNFTAYEEAVRAEQEVAEKNVRNAEQELKREKREMQQARERAERRMSNASKNLKHAGLPKIFAGNMKRGAQEAAGRSGTMHASRVGEAKARLDEAGRALRDEQRLTLELPDTQVPAGRNLFLGKDMQVRLGNRNVFAEGGVDLTVRGPEHIALTGPNGAGKTTLMRLITGELAPDSGEIKRNDGRVAYLSQRLDLLKSDHTVAENFAAFAPERPEAERMNLLARFLFRGARAHLPVGVLSGGERLRATLACVLCAEPAPHLLLLDEPTNNLDLVSAGQLESALNSYQGAFMVVSHDERFLAAIGVNRWLRLADGALKETGAPEV; from the coding sequence ATGTCCGACGCCGCGATCGTCTGCTCGAATCTCTCCTTCGCCTGGCCCGACGACACCCCGGTCTTCCAGGACCTGTCCTTCACCGTGCCCACCGGCCGCACCGGCCTGGTCGCCCCCAACGGCTCCGGCAAGAGCACCCTGCTCAAGCTGATCGCCGGTGAACTGGAGCCCGCCACCGGCTCGGTGTCCGTGAGCGGCACCCTTGGCCACCTCCCGCAGAGCCTGCCCCTGACCGGTGACCTCACCGTCGCCGAGGTGCTCGGCGTGGCCACGGTGATCCGCGCCCTGGACGCCGTGGAGTCCGGCGACGTCGACGAGAAGCACTTCGCCACCATCGGCGACGACTGGGACATCGAGGAACGCACCCGCGCCCAGCTCGACCGCCTGGGCCTGGCCGGCCTCACCCTGGACCGCAGCCTGAGCACGCTCAGCGGTGGCCAGGTCGTCTCCCTCGGCCTCGCCGCCCAACTGCTCAAGCGCCCCGACGTCCTGCTGCTCGACGAGCCCACCAACAACCTCGACGTCGAGGCCCGGCACAAGCTCTACGACGTCCTCTCCGACTTCACCGGCTGCCTGCTGCTGGTCAGTCACGACCGCGCGCTGCTCGACCGCATGGAACGCATCGCCGAGCTCGGCAGCGACGAACTGCGCCTGTACGGCGGCAACTTCACCGCCTACGAGGAGGCCGTGCGCGCCGAGCAGGAGGTCGCCGAGAAGAACGTCCGCAACGCCGAACAGGAACTGAAGCGCGAGAAACGGGAGATGCAGCAGGCCCGCGAACGCGCCGAGCGCCGGATGAGCAACGCCTCCAAGAACCTGAAGCACGCCGGGCTGCCCAAGATCTTCGCCGGCAACATGAAGCGCGGCGCGCAGGAGGCGGCGGGCAGGTCCGGCACGATGCACGCCTCCCGCGTCGGCGAGGCCAAGGCCCGCCTCGACGAGGCCGGACGCGCCCTGCGCGACGAGCAGCGGCTCACCCTGGAACTGCCCGACACCCAGGTGCCCGCAGGCCGCAATCTCTTCCTCGGCAAGGACATGCAGGTCCGCCTCGGGAACCGGAACGTGTTCGCCGAAGGCGGCGTCGACCTGACCGTCCGCGGCCCCGAACACATCGCCCTGACCGGCCCCAACGGCGCCGGAAAGACCACCCTCATGCGCCTGATCACCGGCGAACTCGCCCCGGACAGCGGGGAGATCAAACGCAACGACGGCCGCGTCGCCTACCTCTCCCAGCGCCTGGACCTGCTGAAGTCGGACCACACGGTCGCCGAGAACTTCGCCGCCTTCGCCCCCGAGCGGCCCGAGGCGGAGCGCATGAACCTGCTCGCGCGCTTCCTCTTCCGAGGCGCGCGGGCCCACCTTCCGGTCGGGGTGCTCTCCGGCGGCGAACGGCTGCGCGCCACCCTGGCCTGCGTACTGTGCGCCGAACCGGCTCCGCACCTGCTGCTGCTCGACGAGCCGACCAACAACCTCGACCTGGTCAGCGCCGGCCAACTGGAGAGCGCGCTCAACTCCTACCAGGGCGCCTTCATGGTGGTCAGTCACGACGAGCGGTTCCTCGCCGCGATCGGCGTGAACCGCTGGCTGCGGCTGGCCGACGGGGCACTCAAGGAGACGGGAGCTCCCGAGGTGTGA
- a CDS encoding molybdopterin-dependent oxidoreductase codes for MVEKPKAQPRAGGAPVGRRAMLGMLGAGAAGLAAAPYLQRGWEGFLAAASEVDATGLTGLLPDPGGFRYYSVVGSVPHKGETDYMLRVDGLVDRPKTYTLDQLRAMPQTRVVHDVVCTDGWRVAKTPWEGVRLADILDDAGVRSPSAAIRFTCFDGAYTESLTLEQARRSDVLVALNMQDKPITHAHGGPVRLYVAPMYFYKSAKWLSGVSVTDKVVPGYWEERGYAVDGWLDEADRNSDAA; via the coding sequence ATGGTGGAGAAGCCGAAAGCCCAGCCCAGGGCCGGGGGTGCACCGGTCGGGCGGCGGGCGATGCTGGGCATGCTCGGCGCGGGCGCGGCCGGACTGGCCGCCGCGCCGTACCTCCAGCGCGGCTGGGAGGGGTTCCTCGCCGCGGCCTCGGAGGTCGACGCCACCGGCCTGACCGGCCTGCTGCCCGACCCGGGCGGCTTTCGGTACTACAGCGTCGTCGGTTCGGTCCCGCACAAGGGCGAGACCGACTACATGTTGCGGGTCGACGGACTGGTCGACCGGCCGAAGACGTACACGCTCGACCAGCTGCGTGCGATGCCCCAGACCCGGGTCGTCCACGATGTCGTGTGCACTGACGGCTGGCGCGTGGCCAAGACCCCCTGGGAGGGGGTGAGGCTGGCGGACATCCTCGACGACGCCGGGGTGCGTTCGCCGAGCGCTGCAATCCGGTTCACCTGCTTCGACGGCGCCTACACCGAGAGCCTCACCCTCGAACAGGCCCGCCGCTCGGACGTCCTGGTGGCACTGAACATGCAGGACAAACCCATCACCCACGCGCACGGCGGCCCGGTCCGCCTGTACGTGGCCCCCATGTACTTCTACAAGTCGGCCAAGTGGCTGTCCGGTGTCTCCGTCACCGACAAGGTCGTTCCCGGCTACTGGGAGGAGCGCGGTTATGCGGTCGACGGCTGGCTCGACGAAGCCGACCGGAACAGCGACGCGGCCTGA
- a CDS encoding cytochrome b/b6 domain-containing protein produces MRSTAGSTKPTGTATRPEREGRVRRFSTAERLVHRATGYLMLLCLVSAACLYLGPLAQLVGRRHLMVTVHEWSGISLPLPVLLGLLSPAFRADLRRLNRFAVYDRQWLRAVRRRRTSPEARPAGKFNAGQKLYAGWIAGAVLVMMFTGLLMWFMGLLPFISRTSAIFVHDILAWAITFVLLGHMRRAFEDPEARSGMRTGYVSLSWAQRYHSRWLPEERVGDGAEDAKVRRMTPRAPGRPGRQS; encoded by the coding sequence ATGCGGTCGACGGCTGGCTCGACGAAGCCGACCGGAACAGCGACGCGGCCTGAACGCGAGGGCCGGGTACGTCGTTTCAGCACCGCTGAGCGCTTGGTCCACCGGGCCACCGGATATCTGATGCTGCTGTGCCTGGTCTCCGCCGCCTGTCTCTATCTCGGGCCACTGGCCCAACTCGTCGGCCGGCGCCACCTGATGGTCACGGTCCACGAATGGTCCGGCATCTCGCTGCCGCTGCCCGTCCTGCTGGGGCTCCTCTCACCCGCCTTCCGTGCGGACCTGCGCAGGCTGAACCGGTTCGCGGTGTACGACCGGCAGTGGCTGCGTGCCGTCCGCAGGCGCCGTACCTCGCCCGAAGCGCGCCCGGCCGGCAAGTTCAACGCGGGTCAGAAGCTCTACGCGGGCTGGATCGCCGGTGCCGTGCTGGTGATGATGTTCACCGGCCTGCTGATGTGGTTCATGGGGCTGCTGCCCTTCATCTCCCGCACCAGCGCGATTTTCGTGCACGACATTCTGGCCTGGGCGATCACCTTCGTCCTCCTGGGGCACATGCGCAGGGCGTTCGAGGACCCCGAGGCGCGGTCGGGGATGCGTACCGGGTACGTCAGCCTCTCGTGGGCGCAGCGGTACCACTCGCGGTGGTTGCCTGAGGAACGGGTGGGCGACGGTGCCGAGGATGCGAAGGTCCGTCGAATGACCCCACGTGCCCCCGGCAGGCCCGGCCGACAGTCATAG
- a CDS encoding tannase/feruloyl esterase family alpha/beta hydrolase translates to MRRRLLAVLAASVPLAAVVYLPTASAETKDASAATPFTCMAPSVKAPAGTRVESVTAIGQEGGTIAGTGALGGSVSGVPAYCEVTVTLTHPGGNDHAKVRTWLPVSGWNGRFQGLGGAAYLAGDNNVGLGTAVKNGYAAVSTDAGVGDALDTSWALNGEGQVNTALLKNFASRSQHEAAVVGKEVVDALYGERPAYSYFIGCSTGGRQGYMEAQRHPGDYDGILADAPAVNWDEFEVATLWPQVVMNNEKTYPSQCEFAAFTKAAVKACDPLDGVRDGLVNDASRCDYDPRRLVGTKVVCDGRELTVTAADAAVVRKIWDGPRTATGKKLWYGVPVGADIWSLAAHTDPDADGNVVGTPFPVPAAWVKLWVAKAPSLDLSKITYSRFTQLFKQSQAEYDKVIGTDDPDLSAFRESGGKLLTWHGEADQFIPAQGTVQYRQKVERELGGTKKVDDFYRLFLAPGTNHCGLNGLDGSADGLAALTAWVEHGKAPRTLPATLVNAQGQSVSRDLCRYPQVSRYKGHGDPAAASSFTCVSPRRH, encoded by the coding sequence ATGAGACGACGACTGCTTGCTGTCCTCGCGGCCAGTGTTCCGCTGGCTGCGGTGGTGTACCTGCCGACTGCCTCGGCGGAAACCAAGGACGCCTCCGCTGCCACCCCGTTCACCTGCATGGCACCGTCCGTGAAGGCGCCGGCCGGCACCAGGGTGGAGTCCGTGACCGCGATCGGCCAGGAGGGCGGCACCATCGCCGGCACCGGAGCCCTCGGCGGTTCGGTCTCCGGCGTCCCGGCCTACTGCGAGGTGACGGTCACCCTCACCCACCCCGGCGGCAACGACCACGCCAAAGTCCGCACCTGGCTGCCCGTCAGCGGCTGGAACGGCCGCTTCCAAGGGCTCGGCGGTGCCGCCTACCTGGCCGGCGACAACAACGTCGGTCTGGGCACCGCGGTGAAGAACGGCTATGCCGCCGTCTCCACCGACGCCGGTGTCGGCGACGCCCTGGACACCAGCTGGGCCCTGAACGGCGAGGGTCAGGTCAACACCGCGCTGCTGAAGAACTTCGCCTCCCGCTCCCAGCACGAGGCAGCCGTCGTCGGCAAGGAGGTCGTCGACGCGCTCTACGGCGAGCGTCCCGCGTACTCGTACTTCATCGGCTGCTCCACCGGCGGTCGTCAGGGCTACATGGAGGCCCAGCGCCACCCCGGCGACTACGACGGCATCCTCGCCGACGCTCCGGCCGTCAACTGGGACGAGTTCGAGGTCGCCACCCTGTGGCCGCAGGTGGTCATGAACAACGAGAAGACCTACCCGTCCCAGTGTGAGTTCGCCGCCTTCACCAAGGCCGCCGTCAAGGCCTGCGACCCCCTCGACGGCGTCAGGGACGGCCTGGTCAACGACGCCTCACGCTGCGACTACGACCCGCGTCGGCTGGTCGGCACCAAGGTCGTGTGCGACGGCAGGGAACTGACCGTCACCGCCGCCGACGCGGCCGTGGTCCGCAAGATCTGGGACGGTCCACGCACCGCCACCGGCAAGAAGCTGTGGTACGGCGTCCCCGTCGGCGCCGACATCTGGTCCCTGGCCGCGCACACCGACCCCGACGCCGACGGAAACGTCGTCGGCACGCCCTTCCCGGTCCCGGCCGCCTGGGTCAAACTCTGGGTGGCGAAGGCCCCGTCCCTCGACCTCTCGAAGATCACCTACAGCCGGTTCACGCAGCTGTTCAAGCAGTCCCAGGCCGAGTACGACAAGGTCATCGGCACCGACGACCCGGACCTGTCGGCGTTCCGCGAGTCCGGCGGCAAGCTGCTGACCTGGCACGGTGAAGCCGACCAGTTCATCCCCGCGCAGGGCACCGTGCAGTACCGCCAGAAGGTCGAGCGGGAGCTGGGCGGCACCAAGAAGGTGGACGACTTCTACCGTCTCTTCCTCGCCCCTGGCACCAACCACTGCGGTCTCAACGGCCTCGACGGCTCGGCGGACGGCCTCGCCGCACTGACCGCCTGGGTCGAGCACGGCAAGGCGCCCAGGACCCTGCCCGCCACGCTGGTCAACGCCCAGGGGCAGAGCGTCTCCCGCGACCTTTGCAGGTACCCGCAGGTGTCCCGCTACAAGGGCCACGGCGACCCGGCCGCCGCCTCCAGCTTCACGTGCGTCTCCCCGCGCCGGCACTGA
- a CDS encoding MFS transporter, with amino-acid sequence MTLAPPHKAPASLPWVLLLTAVAALVVALDQLVVATALRTIHHDLGASMTSLEWTVNAFSLSFAALMIPGAELGDRIGRKRTYILGLVVFALASAACALAPNIGLLIAARVLQGAGGAMISPAALALLTAAAPPHKRGAVMGIYAAVMGLAVVGGPLVGGAVTQGLAWQWIFWINVPVIVAVIPFAAVKLTEMNGKPVAVDYLGILLVAASMFGLVWALVRSGPAGWGSGEVLGSLVGGLVLLAAFVGWERRATEPMLPMSLFRVPAFAAGNLSTLLLTASLFSTVFFLAQYLQISLGYSPLGAGIRFLPWTVPLFFVAPLAGRLQDRIGPRWLISSGLFLQGAGLVWLGVNAHHHDSYGSSVAALIISGIGTSMAMPAQQSAVMTSVPPQSMGKAGGTFSTVRQLGGALGIAVLAAVFAAHGSDRSPEQFADGFSAAIITSAVLAFVGAASGILAPGRTPAARRAAQHPAAQTAQEELGVR; translated from the coding sequence ATGACCCTCGCCCCGCCCCACAAGGCACCGGCATCACTGCCGTGGGTACTGCTGCTGACCGCGGTCGCCGCCCTCGTGGTGGCACTCGACCAACTGGTGGTCGCCACCGCGCTCCGAACGATCCACCACGACCTGGGCGCCTCGATGACGAGCCTGGAGTGGACCGTCAACGCCTTCAGTCTCAGCTTCGCCGCGCTCATGATCCCCGGCGCCGAACTCGGCGACCGGATCGGCCGCAAGCGGACGTACATCCTCGGCCTGGTCGTCTTCGCGCTCGCCTCGGCCGCATGCGCCCTGGCGCCGAACATCGGACTGCTGATCGCCGCCCGCGTCCTCCAGGGCGCGGGCGGCGCCATGATCTCGCCTGCCGCACTGGCGCTCCTGACCGCGGCCGCGCCGCCGCACAAACGCGGCGCCGTCATGGGCATCTACGCTGCCGTGATGGGCCTCGCCGTCGTCGGCGGCCCGCTCGTCGGAGGGGCCGTCACGCAGGGCCTGGCCTGGCAGTGGATCTTCTGGATCAATGTGCCGGTCATCGTCGCGGTCATTCCGTTCGCCGCGGTCAAGCTCACCGAGATGAACGGGAAGCCGGTCGCCGTCGACTACCTGGGCATCCTTCTTGTCGCGGCCTCGATGTTCGGCCTCGTGTGGGCGCTGGTCCGCTCGGGCCCGGCGGGTTGGGGCAGCGGGGAGGTCCTCGGCTCCCTGGTGGGCGGTCTCGTCCTGCTTGCCGCGTTCGTCGGCTGGGAGCGGCGGGCCACGGAGCCGATGCTTCCGATGAGCCTGTTCCGCGTCCCCGCTTTCGCCGCCGGCAACCTCTCGACACTCCTGCTGACCGCGTCCCTGTTCAGCACGGTCTTCTTCCTGGCCCAGTACCTCCAGATCTCGCTCGGCTACTCCCCGCTGGGCGCCGGGATCAGGTTCCTGCCGTGGACCGTGCCGCTCTTCTTCGTCGCGCCCCTCGCCGGCCGGCTGCAGGACCGCATCGGCCCGCGCTGGCTGATCTCGTCCGGGCTGTTCCTCCAAGGTGCGGGACTGGTGTGGCTGGGCGTCAACGCCCACCACCACGACTCCTACGGGTCCTCCGTCGCCGCACTGATCATCTCGGGCATCGGGACGTCGATGGCCATGCCGGCCCAGCAGAGCGCGGTGATGACGTCGGTGCCGCCGCAGTCGATGGGCAAGGCCGGCGGCACCTTCAGCACGGTGCGCCAACTCGGCGGCGCCCTGGGCATCGCCGTCCTCGCCGCGGTCTTCGCGGCCCACGGCAGCGACCGGTCGCCGGAGCAGTTCGCGGACGGCTTCTCGGCGGCCATCATCACGTCCGCGGTGCTCGCGTTCGTCGGGGCCGCCTCGGGGATCCTCGCCCCGGGCCGCACACCCGCCGCGCGGCGGGCTGCGCAGCACCCGGCCGCTCAGACCGCACAGGAGGAACTCGGTGTCCGTTGA
- a CDS encoding RNA polymerase subunit sigma-70, translated as MSVESHRTDDEFTRLADPYQQELLAHCYRMLGSFQDAEDLVQETLIRAWRGYDKFDERSSLRTWLYRIATNACLTALRSSHRRVLPSGLGAATESPETADLSRADSLPWLEPMPTHRPGDPQDDPAGIAALRDSTRLALIAAFQRLPARQRAVLILVDVVAFRPAEAADFLGITVTAARSLLQRARETLAQDVPDEEEMRSGSAADMALDEKVVRQYLRAFETSDTAALAELLRSDIEYEMPPIPTWFLGRAAVVDHLRRRAFAQPHRSLATSANGCPAVATYSLAPDGSFVPHGIHVLEIRDGLIARIVVFLDGGLFPSFGLPTSLPGSAAP; from the coding sequence GTGTCCGTTGAGAGCCACCGCACGGACGACGAGTTCACCCGGCTCGCCGACCCGTACCAGCAGGAGCTGCTCGCGCACTGCTACCGCATGCTCGGGTCGTTCCAGGACGCCGAGGATCTCGTGCAGGAGACGCTGATCCGGGCCTGGCGCGGATACGACAAGTTCGACGAACGATCGTCACTGCGCACCTGGCTGTACCGGATCGCGACCAACGCCTGCCTGACCGCCCTGCGGAGCAGCCACCGCCGTGTCCTGCCCTCCGGTCTGGGCGCCGCGACGGAGAGCCCGGAGACGGCCGACCTGTCGAGGGCGGATTCGCTGCCGTGGCTGGAGCCGATGCCCACGCACCGTCCCGGGGATCCGCAGGACGACCCCGCCGGCATCGCGGCGCTCCGCGACAGCACCCGGCTCGCACTCATCGCCGCCTTCCAGCGCCTGCCCGCCCGGCAGCGCGCCGTCCTGATCCTCGTCGACGTGGTCGCCTTCCGTCCCGCTGAGGCGGCCGACTTCCTCGGGATCACCGTCACTGCCGCCCGCAGTCTTCTTCAGCGTGCCCGCGAGACGCTGGCCCAGGACGTCCCCGACGAGGAGGAGATGAGGTCGGGCTCCGCGGCCGACATGGCACTCGACGAGAAAGTCGTGCGGCAGTACCTGCGCGCCTTCGAGACGTCGGACACCGCCGCTCTGGCGGAGCTGCTGCGCTCGGACATCGAGTACGAGATGCCGCCGATCCCCACCTGGTTCCTCGGCCGCGCGGCCGTCGTCGACCACCTGAGGCGCCGGGCGTTCGCCCAACCGCACCGGTCCCTCGCCACCTCCGCCAACGGCTGCCCGGCGGTGGCGACCTACAGCCTGGCGCCGGACGGCTCGTTCGTCCCGCACGGCATCCATGTGCTGGAGATCCGCGACGGATTGATCGCACGGATCGTGGTCTTCCTCGACGGCGGGCTGTTCCCTTCGTTCGGCCTTCCCACCTCACTCCCCGGTTCCGCGGCGCCATGA
- a CDS encoding glycosyltransferase yields MLKVSIVVPVYNAGRYIDMCAPSLLRQTLGEDAYEIIYVDDGSTDDSARRLDALADEHAHVRVIHQENSGWPGKPRNVGIREARGEYVQFVDQDDELTPGALEHLHRLAVRNNSDIVLGKVIGTMAGPSNVFKRTVERCTVEDAPLMESLTPHKMFRREFLLSHDLRFPEGPVRLEDQLFMVRAYLRAKTVSILADQPCYVWKRRDDGGNTSSRATTPEDYYGHLRTVVEAIKQDTQPGPLQNHLLRRSYRVELLRPVNEPRVLQRTGNNLQRHFDVVRRMALEAYPPGVRDGLPALTRLRAHLLEEGHLDSLVELARRTRRIRPEVTVDDIRWRDGKLHVTTTIGMRRADGEPLALVERYGRMLLDPDLLDGIKGAEGWEAPHPLGHAHGELLVHDTARDLWWFPDADLTPRTQPLGGHRHRVVLTGDTAIDPLTLAGGQAMEPGTHVVWASAQLLGVGRRARVTRPDAETRGAAPDLGLGAGLGLGFGSVRVGNPPHLVIPAWSGPTGQLRLSVRPPSQATLPHRLYLRTTSVPPIRRAARTVLHRLPPDVRGRAKKLARRADPWSGT; encoded by the coding sequence ATGCTCAAGGTGAGCATCGTGGTGCCCGTGTACAACGCGGGCCGCTACATCGACATGTGTGCGCCGTCGCTCTTACGTCAGACCTTGGGGGAGGATGCGTACGAGATCATCTACGTCGACGACGGTTCGACCGACGACTCCGCACGGCGGCTCGACGCGTTGGCCGACGAGCACGCGCATGTGCGGGTGATCCACCAGGAGAACTCCGGCTGGCCCGGCAAACCCCGTAACGTCGGCATCCGGGAGGCGCGCGGCGAGTACGTCCAATTCGTCGACCAGGACGACGAGTTGACTCCGGGGGCTCTGGAGCACCTGCACCGGTTGGCCGTCCGCAACAACTCCGACATCGTCCTGGGCAAGGTCATCGGCACCATGGCGGGCCCGAGCAACGTCTTCAAACGCACCGTGGAGCGCTGCACGGTCGAGGACGCGCCCCTCATGGAGAGCCTCACCCCGCACAAGATGTTCCGCCGCGAGTTCCTGCTCAGCCACGACCTCCGGTTCCCCGAGGGCCCGGTGCGCCTGGAGGACCAGCTCTTCATGGTCCGCGCCTACCTGCGTGCCAAGACGGTCTCGATCCTCGCCGACCAGCCCTGCTACGTGTGGAAGCGCCGCGACGACGGCGGCAACACCAGCAGCCGGGCCACCACCCCGGAGGACTACTACGGTCATCTGCGCACGGTCGTGGAGGCCATCAAGCAGGACACCCAACCCGGCCCGCTGCAAAACCACCTGCTCCGCCGCTCCTACCGCGTCGAACTGCTGCGTCCGGTGAACGAACCGCGCGTCCTGCAGCGCACCGGCAACAACCTCCAGCGCCACTTCGACGTCGTACGCCGCATGGCCCTGGAGGCCTACCCGCCCGGTGTCCGCGACGGCCTGCCCGCCCTGACCCGGCTGCGCGCGCACCTGCTGGAGGAGGGTCATCTGGACTCCCTCGTCGAACTCGCCCGCCGCACCCGGCGCATCAGGCCCGAGGTCACCGTCGACGACATCCGCTGGCGGGACGGAAAACTCCACGTCACCACCACGATCGGTATGCGCCGCGCCGACGGTGAGCCCCTCGCCCTCGTCGAACGCTACGGCCGGATGCTCCTGGACCCCGACCTGCTGGACGGCATCAAGGGCGCCGAGGGCTGGGAAGCCCCGCATCCCCTGGGCCACGCCCACGGCGAACTCCTGGTCCACGACACGGCCCGGGACCTGTGGTGGTTCCCGGACGCCGACCTGACCCCGCGCACCCAGCCACTCGGCGGGCACCGCCACCGCGTCGTACTCACCGGCGACACAGCCATCGACCCCCTCACCCTGGCCGGCGGCCAGGCCATGGAACCCGGCACACACGTGGTGTGGGCCAGCGCCCAACTCCTCGGCGTGGGCCGCAGAGCAAGGGTGACCCGCCCCGACGCCGAGACGCGCGGTGCCGCTCCCGACCTCGGTCTCGGCGCGGGCCTCGGACTCGGCTTCGGCTCCGTCAGAGTGGGAAACCCACCCCACCTGGTGATCCCGGCCTGGAGCGGCCCCACCGGCCAACTCCGCCTCTCCGTACGCCCACCGAGCCAGGCCACGCTCCCGCACCGTCTCTACCTGCGCACCACATCCGTCCCGCCCATCCGCCGGGCAGCCCGCACAGTCCTCCACCGTCTGCCCCCGGACGTCCGAGGCCGGGCAAAGAAGCTGGCGCGCAGGGCGGACCCCTGGAGCGGCACCTGA
- a CDS encoding ornithine cyclodeaminase family protein, giving the protein MLVLGRSQVEALLDVDSLIDALALAMADLSAGRASVPDRVAALVPEREGFLAAMPGFLPSAGVLMTKLVSLFPHNDAARLPTHQALIVAFDPDTGEPTALLDGTAITAARTGACSALSARLLAREDATVLAVLGTGVQARSHARAICRVRPIRQIRVAGRDPAKAAALAAELSSVLEGEVQAVSSYAEALDGADIAAATTHAVEPVIRRSWLTPGVHIASVGYNPAGREIDDATVAEALVCVESRQAVLAPLPAGSNDLLMPIRDGLISADHVHAELGELIAGSRPGRTTPDQITLYKSVGVAVQDAAATALVVAAARERSVGEETTLL; this is encoded by the coding sequence ATGCTTGTTCTGGGCCGCTCGCAGGTCGAAGCCCTGCTCGACGTGGACTCCCTGATCGATGCCCTGGCCCTTGCGATGGCAGACCTCAGCGCGGGCCGCGCCTCGGTTCCCGACCGCGTCGCCGCCCTGGTGCCCGAACGTGAGGGATTCCTGGCGGCCATGCCGGGCTTCCTGCCGTCGGCCGGGGTGCTCATGACCAAGCTGGTGTCACTCTTCCCGCACAACGACGCGGCACGGCTGCCCACACACCAGGCGCTGATCGTGGCGTTCGATCCGGACACCGGTGAGCCCACCGCCCTGCTGGACGGTACGGCCATCACCGCGGCGCGGACCGGCGCCTGCTCCGCGTTGTCGGCGCGGCTGCTGGCCCGCGAGGACGCGACCGTGCTGGCAGTGCTGGGCACCGGCGTGCAGGCCCGGTCCCACGCCCGCGCGATCTGTCGGGTCCGCCCGATCCGGCAGATCCGTGTCGCGGGCCGGGATCCAGCGAAAGCCGCTGCCCTGGCCGCTGAACTCTCGTCCGTACTGGAGGGCGAGGTCCAGGCCGTGTCCAGCTACGCCGAGGCACTGGACGGCGCGGACATCGCCGCCGCGACGACGCACGCCGTCGAACCCGTGATCCGCCGCTCCTGGCTGACACCCGGGGTGCACATCGCGTCCGTGGGGTACAACCCGGCCGGCCGCGAGATCGACGACGCCACCGTGGCTGAGGCTCTGGTGTGCGTCGAATCACGGCAGGCCGTGCTCGCCCCGCTTCCGGCCGGCAGCAACGACCTGCTCATGCCGATCCGCGACGGCCTCATCAGCGCCGATCACGTGCACGCCGAACTGGGCGAACTCATCGCCGGCAGCAGACCGGGGCGCACCACACCGGACCAGATCACCCTCTACAAGTCGGTCGGCGTGGCCGTGCAGGACGCCGCGGCGACGGCGCTGGTCGTTGCCGCAGCCCGCGAGCGGTCGGTCGGCGAGGAGACCACGCTGTTGTGA
- a CDS encoding peptidoglycan-binding domain-containing protein, with amino-acid sequence MRSSLTRALVVTSAVVGMAAGGLAGASASVAAPQQAVRTTVSSAHVSPLAVNNLGLNTARAKNWQSCLNAWGFNAGTEDGQLGTNSWKAAQRMLNAWGYNAGTVDGVVGSNTITALQKFLNAVGENAGTPDGIAGPQTRAAFWNYNATGC; translated from the coding sequence ATGCGATCTTCTCTGACCAGAGCACTCGTCGTCACGAGCGCCGTCGTCGGCATGGCGGCCGGAGGGCTTGCGGGTGCGAGTGCGAGCGTGGCGGCGCCTCAGCAGGCCGTCAGGACTACGGTCAGCAGCGCGCATGTCTCCCCCCTCGCGGTGAACAACCTCGGCCTGAACACAGCGCGGGCCAAGAACTGGCAGAGCTGCCTGAACGCCTGGGGCTTCAACGCCGGCACCGAGGACGGACAGCTGGGCACCAACAGCTGGAAGGCGGCCCAGAGGATGCTCAACGCCTGGGGCTACAACGCGGGCACCGTTGACGGGGTCGTCGGGAGCAACACGATCACGGCATTGCAGAAATTCCTGAACGCCGTCGGCGAAAACGCCGGAACTCCCGACGGGATCGCCGGACCGCAGACCCGGGCCGCGTTCTGGAATTACAACGCGACGGGCTGCTGA
- a CDS encoding VOC family protein encodes MKTLFVSYRVTDLARSLGFYTALGYAELGRVEAGDGARLVLLKFPEEPAVSLELVHRPGDAPVDVGSGFDHLAIQVERLASTLEALTEVGLRPEPLQYPGGPDGPKTSWLTDPDGYRIELVEWPSGHPDGITEADFA; translated from the coding sequence GTGAAGACGCTCTTCGTCTCCTACCGCGTCACCGATCTGGCCCGCTCGCTCGGTTTCTACACCGCACTGGGCTACGCCGAACTGGGCAGGGTCGAGGCCGGCGACGGGGCTCGCCTCGTGCTGCTCAAGTTCCCCGAGGAACCGGCGGTCTCGCTCGAACTGGTCCACCGCCCCGGCGACGCGCCGGTCGACGTGGGCAGCGGTTTCGACCACCTCGCGATCCAGGTGGAGAGGCTCGCCAGCACTCTGGAGGCGCTGACCGAAGTCGGCCTGAGGCCCGAACCCCTCCAGTACCCGGGTGGTCCTGACGGCCCGAAGACGTCATGGCTCACGGATCCTGACGGCTATCGGATCGAGTTGGTGGAGTGGCCCTCCGGACACCCTGACGGCATCACCGAGGCCGACTTCGCCTGA